A part of Aspergillus oryzae RIB40 DNA, chromosome 7 genomic DNA contains:
- a CDS encoding uncharacterized protein (predicted protein): MKLKPYDVCDTLGRQRTSFGQDKLLLLPKHDLFIRQTYFHTYRKPGNKDHKKVQDRLQCILKLSAYIWILVATSLTFSHIEQINDFDECIKRIWHWKDIYPISEHLEESARGILKGLDKQKERIMQGNAQE; this comes from the coding sequence ATGAAACTTAAACCATATGATGTTTGTGATACCTTAGGTCGGCAGCGGACTAGTTTTGGGCAAGATAAGCTCCTGCTACTACCTAAGCATGATCTGTTTATACGACAAACATATTTCCATACCTACAGAAAACCTGGTAACAAAGACCACAAGAAGGTTCAAGATCGTCTCCAATGTATTCTGAAATTAAGTGCCTACATCTGGATTCTGGTGGCTACCAGCCTTACATTCTCCCACATCGAGCAAATAAACGATTTTGATGAATGCATTAAGAGAATATGGCATTGGAAGGATATCTATCCTATCTCTGAacatctggaagaaagtgCTCGTGGGATATTAAAAGGTCTTGACAAGcagaaggaaagaataatGCAGGGTAACGCACAAGAGTAG
- a CDS encoding uncharacterized protein (predicted protein) yields the protein MCQADEASITRVMSDEQLNSLLLRDFEKPIVWRNFAERYPLHGIPSSISDFLRELGQLGIEKLEAHNYAEEDTNDELYLDEIVRHFAAPPETRPPLNFLDIRNLILSRVPVHVNQVDLLRLAQRRKAGSAGKSRPLKVLRDYADHEFFLLSSRHSISPLHVDTAGQLTYIVGISGCKTWYLPRRFTAAKIMPPGCPHAVFTPENALTFGGNFYTLPHLGSSLRVLGLQAQFNFVFSNESITEQDYENFLVMLEVYKDEMDLQQMGSVASSGITWGITNQHKNRKDVSKICARGQGFGKLQAKLRLLIWEIHMKGEAKLS from the exons ATGTGCCAAGCCGACGAAGCCAGCATCACACGGGTGATGAGCGATGAGCAATTGAAcagtcttcttctgcgagACTTTGAGAAACCTATAGTCTGGCGAAACTTTGCTGAACGGTATCCTCTTCATGGCATCCCCAGTTCGATCTCAGACTTCCTCAGGGAGCTTGGACAGTTGGGTATTGAAAAGCTAGAAGCTCATAACTATGCAGAGGAGGATACGAACGACGAACTATATCTGGACGAGATTGTCCGACATTTTGCAGCGCCGCCAGAAACTCGCCCGCCGCTAAACTTCCTGGATATTCGCAACCTGATCCTCTCCCGTGTCCCGGTCCATGTGAACCAGGTGGATCTGCTGCGCTTAGCACAGCGACGGAAGGCAGGATCTGCCGGGAAGAGCCGCCCGTTGAAGGTCCTGCGGGACTATGCCGACCATGAATTCTTTCTCCTATCCAGCAGACACTCGATATCACCTCTCCACGTGGATACGGCGGGGCAGTTAACATATATTGTTGGCATCTCCGGCTGCAAGACCTGGTATCTACCCCGCAGGTTCACCGCCGCAAA AATCATGCCGCCTGGATGTCCACATGCTGTCTTCACGCCTGAAAATGCACTCACCTTCGGCGGAAACTTTTATACCCTACCCCATCTCGGGTCCAGCCTCCGGGTACTGGGTTTACAGGCCCAGTTCAACTTCGTTTTCAGCAATGAATCGATAACCGAGCAGGATTATGAAAACTTCCTTGTCATGCTAGAGGTATACAAAGATGAAATGGACCTTCAGCAAATGGGAAGCGTTGCTTCAAGTGGTATAACTTGGGGGATTACCAATCAGCATAAAAATCGGAAGGATGTGTCCAAGATTTGTGCGCGTGGACAGGGTTTTGGGAAGCTACAAGCGAAGTTACGACTATTGATCTGGGAGATACACATGAAAGGAGAGGCAAAGCTTTCCTAG
- a CDS encoding pyrroline-5-carboxylate reductase family protein (pyrroline-5-carboxylate reductase), which produces MGIHTQLTIAVIGCGTLGTAIAAGILSPKERTDLEVHHLTATVGTESSKRRVENALSQHSSRLTVLTQERNVRAVWEADVVLLAMNPVKRADVFAALGFRDILQGKLVLSIMAGITTKALNILALGEDSAPDNESALQCVRAMPNMAAKIREAVTLYTAGSGTTKENLEIASWVFSQVGEAHRIPESSFDICAVSVGCAGSLLLLAIDGLLDAAVAEGVKRPDVQNLVVNSAIGMMKLVPAGDHVSVLREKIASPGGCSIRALLELEKLGVRAAFTTAIMAAAEKSKHMSLS; this is translated from the exons ATGGGAATTCACACTCAATTAACAATTGCCGTCATCGGCTGCG GAACGCTGGGAACTGCCATTGCTGCCGGTATTCTCAGTCCAAAAGAAAGGACTGACCTCGAAGTCCACCATCTTACCGCCACTGTTGGAACCGAATCTTCAAAGCGGCGGGTTGAAAATGCCCTATCTCAACATTCGTCACGACTCACGGTCCTTACCCAGGAAAGAAATGTCCGCGCAGTGTGGGAAGCTGATGTGGTATTGTTGGCTATGAATCCTGTCAAGAGAGCAGATGTCTTTGCCGCACTAGGATTCAGAGATATTTTGCAAGGGAAACTAGTCCTCAGTATCATGGCAGGTATCACTACTAAAGCGTTGAATATCCTAGCCCTCGGTGAAGACTCTGCCCCAGACAATGAAAGCGCGCTTCAATGCGTGCGTGCAATGCCCAATATGGCGGCCAAGATCCGAGAGGCTGTGACATTGTACACTGCTGGCTCCGGCACAACCAAGGAGAATTTGGAGATTGCGTCCTGGGTCTTTAGTCAAGTTGGGGAGGCTCATAGAATCCCCGAAAGCTCTTTTGATATCTGTGCCGTTTCAGTTGGTTGTGCCGGCTCCCTGCTTCTCCTCGCGATCGATGGGCTACTGGATGCTGCCGTTGCGGAGGGTGTGAAGAGACCTGACGTGCAAAACCTGGTGGTAAACAGTGCGattgggatgatgaagctggtaCCTGCTGGAGATCACGTAAGTGTTCTCCGAGAGAAGATTGCCTCTCCCGGAGGTTGCTCTATCCGAGCGCTCCTGGAGTTGGAAAAGTTGGGAGTTCGGGCGGCGTTCACGACCGCCATCATGGCGGCAGCGGAGAAATCTAAACACATGTCATTGTCTTGA
- a CDS encoding pyrroline-5-carboxylate reductase family protein (predicted protein), producing MVLGHIGKALLGGLLPCVAKPGSPVSEITVALRRKESEARLRDLFHSSLAPVNFISGQNINAVKNADAVLFAFPPEQVHEVLGATEMRQALRGKIIISILARTPRDELKRLIDGNDKADGLATNDIRLVRAMPTIGTEVHESATLIGDLSSPVRKRQWNWRCGCSI from the coding sequence ATGGTTTTGGGCCATATCGGTAAAGCCCTACTTGGAGGTTTACTTCCATGTGTGGCGAAACCTGGCAGTCCTGTTTCCGAGATCACTGTTGCTCTCAGGCGTAAAGAATCCGAAGCGCGGCTTCGAGACCTCTTCCACAGCAGTCTAGCTCCggtgaacttcatctccGGTCAAAATATCAATGCAGTGAAGAATGCAGACGCAgttctttttgcctttcccCCAGAACAGGTACATGAAGTCCTTGGGGCAACCGAAATGCGACAAGCCTTGAGAGGCAAAATTATCATCAGCATTCTCGCGAGGACGCCTCGAGATGAACTCAAACGATTAATCGATGGCAATGACAAGGCCGATGGTCTCGCGACGAATGACATCCGACTCGTTCGTGCAATGCCGACTATAGGAACCGAGGTTCACGAATCAGCGACTCTCATCGGCGATCTCAGTAGCCCTGTGAGAAAGAGGCAATGGAATTGGCGATGTGGATGTTCAATTTAG
- a CDS encoding uncharacterized protein (TPR repeat) — protein MSGVKPAEVKEKVKAYLSQESAGKWLLVFDNADDMEMWSKDNTNSPTLTDFLPQCEQGHILFTTRSRKQIQRSNKLAADYLSFMACINPRGIPQSLLPQPNSIKKKIDAIGLLKAFSFVSEGGGDGSLNLHRLVHLATRNWMRKSQQFSLQILKTADHLSETFPNDDHIHRKVWREYMPHALSLIAEADFQKEQENYINFINNIGMCLYSDGRWKEAERLQVQVLELRKQVLGPEHPDTLTSIANLALTYRNQGRWKEAERLQVQVLELRKQVLGPEHPDTLTSIANLASTYWTQGRWKEAEELEKQVLKLRKQVLGPEHPDTLTSIANLALTYRNQGRWKEAERLQVQVLELRKQVLGPEHPDTLTSIANLASTYWNQGQWKEAEELEIQVLKLRKQVLGPEHPDTLTSIADLASTYWNQGQWREAEELEIQVLELRKQVLGPEHPDTLTSIADLASTYWNQGQWREAEELEIQEMELSKQVLGPEHPETLTSMNNLAYTWKLLGKVQDALALMEKKNKNQLLY, from the exons ATGTCTGGCGTAAAGCCGGCCgaggtaaaagaaaaagtcaagGCTTATCTCAGCCAGGAGAGTGCTGGGAAGTGGCTTCTGGTTTTTGATAACGCAGATGATATGGAGATGTGGAGCAAGGATAACACCAATTCCCCAACACTAACGGATTTCCTGCCTCAATGTGAGCAGGGCcatattctcttcaccaCACGCAGCCGGAAG CAGATTCAGCGATCAAATAAACTCGCGGCGGACTATCTATCATTCATGGCCTGTATCAATCCTCGAGGTATTCCACAGTCCTTGCTTCCTCAGCCGAACTCaattaagaaaaagattGATGCTATCGGCCTCCTCAAGGCGTTCTCCTTTGTTAGTGAGGGGGGTGGGGATGGTTCTCTAAATCTACACAGACTAGTTCATCTTGCAACTCGGAACTGGATGCGAAAGAGCCAACAGTTTAGCCTGCAAATATTGAAAACTGCAGACCATCTGAGCGAAACTTTCCCGAACGATGACCATATCCATCGGAAGGTGTGGCGAGAATATATGCCGCATGCACTTTCACTAATTGCAGAAGCTGACTtccagaaggagcaggagaatTACATTAATTTCATTAATAATATCGGGATGTGTTTGTATAGTGACGGGCGATGGAAGGAAGCAGAAAGATTACAGGTACAGGTACTGGAGCTCCGCAAGCAAGTCCTGGgtccagagcatccagatacTCTAACCAGTATAGCCAACCTGGCATTAACATATAGAAATCAAGGacgatggaaagaagcagaaagatTACAGGTACAGGTACTGGAGCTCCGCAAGCAAGTCCTGGgtccagagcatccagatacTCTAACCAGTATAGCCAACCTGGCATCAACATACTGGACCCAGGGacgatggaaagaagcagaagaactggaaaaACAGGTACTGAAGCTCCGCAAGCAAGTCCTGGGCccagagcatccagatacTTTAACCAGTATAGCCAACCTGGCATTAACATATAGAAATCAAGGacgatggaaagaagcagaaagatTACAGGTACAGGTACTGGAGCTCCGCAAGCAAGTCCTGGgtccagagcatccagatacTCTAACCAGTATAGCCAACCTAGCATCAACATACTGGAACCAgggacaatggaaagaagcagaagaactggagatACAGGTACTGAAGCTCCGCAAGCAAGTCCTGGGCccagagcatccagatacTCTAACCAGTATAGCCGACCTGGCATCAACATACTGGAACCAGGGACAATGgagagaagcagaagaactggagatACAGGTACTAGAGCTCCGCAAGCAAGTCCTGGGCccagagcatccagatacTCTAACCAGTATAGCCGACCTGGCATCAACATACTGGAACCAGGGACAATGgagagaagcagaagaactggagatACAGGAGATGGAGCTCAGCAAGCAAGTCCTGGGCCCAGAGCATCCAGAGACTCTGACCAGCATGAACAACCTGGCCTATACATGGAAACTACTAGGAAAGGTCCAAGATGCCTTAGCTCTGATGGAAAA gaagaacaagaatcaGCTTCTTTATTAG